The following proteins are encoded in a genomic region of Vibrio tasmaniensis:
- a CDS encoding glycoside hydrolase family 13 protein, which yields MISAMAITNSVINKPITKSSLTHSAKSADSYAYNNETLHLRLRCAKGELDKVSLWIGDPYHWAEGGLDGGNLGGSDAHGWVGGNEVTMIHEGETEYHDHWFAEFTPPKRRSRYGFILYGKGGEKILFGEKRCADISTTENAEIELSNLSNFFCFPYINPRDVLKTPTWIKDTIWYQIFPERFANGRPETSPANVQPWGTRPVSDNFMGGDLWGVIDKLDYLQDLGVNGLYLCPIFTANANHKYDTVDYYNVDPHFGGNEAFKALVDEAHKRGMKIMLDAVFNHIGSQSPLWLDVVNNGAKSKYADWFWINQFPVYPDTPKEEWDFWNLNYETFANVVEMPKLNTENEECRAYLLDVARHWVEEFNIDGWRLDVANEVDHAFWRDFRKVVKDANPDCYILGEIWHEGMPWLRGDQYDSLMNYPLTQAITDYFGLGDLDKESFVNAVNASYMAYPRNVNEAMFNLLDSHDTTRIISLCQGDKRKAKLAYLFMFTQVGAPCIYYGGEIGMDGGRGMGSEDNRKCMIWEESEQDLEFKNFIQEMIVLRKANPEFNQPSIDWLNVRDEKGTTDKECIAYRRGNLTFVLNNSDKDKQIMIDGKSLTLSAYGYVIEQAN from the coding sequence ATGATTTCCGCTATGGCTATTACAAATTCAGTTATCAACAAACCGATTACAAAAAGCTCGCTGACTCACTCAGCAAAAAGTGCAGACAGTTACGCTTACAACAATGAAACGCTTCACCTTCGCTTACGCTGTGCAAAAGGCGAACTAGACAAGGTTTCACTTTGGATAGGCGACCCGTACCACTGGGCAGAAGGTGGCCTCGATGGTGGCAATCTAGGTGGCAGTGATGCACACGGTTGGGTGGGTGGCAATGAAGTGACCATGATTCATGAAGGGGAAACCGAGTACCACGACCACTGGTTTGCAGAGTTTACTCCACCGAAACGTCGTAGCCGCTATGGCTTTATTTTGTACGGAAAAGGCGGCGAAAAGATTCTATTTGGAGAAAAACGCTGCGCCGACATTTCAACGACTGAAAACGCAGAAATCGAGCTGAGCAACTTAAGTAATTTCTTCTGTTTTCCTTACATAAACCCTCGTGACGTTTTAAAGACACCGACGTGGATAAAAGACACCATTTGGTACCAAATATTCCCAGAGCGCTTTGCTAATGGTCGCCCTGAAACATCACCTGCCAACGTGCAACCTTGGGGAACCAGACCTGTATCCGACAACTTTATGGGTGGCGATTTATGGGGCGTGATCGATAAGCTAGATTACCTGCAAGATCTTGGCGTGAATGGTTTGTATTTATGCCCTATTTTCACAGCCAACGCCAACCATAAATACGACACTGTCGACTACTACAATGTAGACCCGCACTTTGGCGGCAATGAAGCTTTTAAAGCACTCGTCGATGAAGCCCATAAACGCGGCATGAAAATTATGCTCGACGCGGTGTTCAACCACATTGGGTCTCAATCACCACTATGGCTAGACGTTGTGAATAACGGGGCAAAGTCCAAATACGCCGACTGGTTTTGGATCAATCAATTCCCTGTATACCCAGACACGCCAAAAGAAGAGTGGGATTTCTGGAACTTGAACTACGAAACCTTCGCGAATGTCGTCGAAATGCCCAAGCTGAATACTGAAAATGAAGAGTGTCGTGCATACTTATTAGACGTAGCACGCCACTGGGTAGAAGAGTTCAACATTGATGGTTGGCGTTTAGACGTAGCCAACGAAGTGGACCACGCGTTTTGGCGTGACTTCCGCAAAGTCGTAAAAGATGCCAACCCAGACTGCTACATTCTTGGGGAGATTTGGCACGAAGGTATGCCTTGGCTACGCGGCGACCAATACGATTCGCTGATGAATTACCCGCTGACACAAGCCATTACCGACTACTTTGGTCTTGGCGACCTTGATAAAGAGAGCTTTGTAAATGCAGTGAACGCGTCGTACATGGCATACCCACGCAACGTAAACGAAGCGATGTTTAACTTATTAGATAGCCACGACACCACTCGCATTATCTCTTTATGTCAGGGCGACAAGCGCAAAGCTAAATTAGCCTATCTATTTATGTTTACCCAAGTTGGCGCTCCATGTATTTACTACGGTGGAGAAATTGGTATGGATGGCGGCCGCGGCATGGGCAGCGAAGACAACCGAAAATGCATGATATGGGAAGAATCAGAGCAAGACTTAGAATTCAAAAATTTCATTCAAGAAATGATCGTTTTGCGTAAAGCTAATCCCGAGTTTAATCAGCCTAGCATTGACTGGTTAAACGTGAGGGATGAAAAAGGGACGACAGACAAAGAGTGCATCGCTTACCGCCGTGGCAATTTAACGTTTGTTTTAAACAACAGCGATAAAGATAAACAGATCATGATCGATGGAAAATCACTGACCCTTAGCGCTTATGGCTACGTGATTGAGCAAGCGAACTAA
- a CDS encoding sugar ABC transporter substrate-binding protein, with protein MKKNLFAAALMAATLTTSTLTAAADANADTIQPENGAELLIWTDKTTLDYMEYAAQSFNKELGYDIDFSFRGLAPIDAASRLIQDGGSARVADVVEIEHDLLGRLVVAGGAMENLVSAERISNTFMPNAINASQAEGVSYGFPVSFATTALFYNKDLLTKAPENFEEIIEFSKTFNNKQEHKYALLWDIQNYYESRMFVTLYGAYEFGNNGTDAKDIGINSEKAQQGLEAMKTLQVANNSNPVDMRNPQVRRGLFNEGKVAAIIDGPWAIEGYQESGINLGVVPMPKLAGQQPRTFATVRLAVVSSYTEYPKAAQLFADYLTSDAMLKKRYEMSRALPPIQSVMEEIIVDADEATYAIITQGFYSDAMPSIPEMGFIWSPMASAITDYWVNDKPASSVLDRALSIIEEQIELQE; from the coding sequence ATGAAAAAGAATCTATTCGCGGCAGCCTTAATGGCGGCAACGTTAACGACCAGTACATTAACGGCTGCAGCAGATGCAAACGCAGACACAATTCAGCCAGAAAATGGGGCTGAGTTGTTAATCTGGACCGACAAAACAACACTCGACTACATGGAGTACGCCGCTCAGTCCTTTAATAAAGAGTTAGGATACGATATTGATTTTTCATTCCGTGGGTTAGCGCCGATCGATGCCGCTTCTCGTTTGATTCAGGATGGTGGCTCTGCTCGCGTGGCAGATGTGGTAGAGATTGAACATGACTTATTAGGGCGATTAGTCGTGGCAGGTGGGGCGATGGAGAATTTGGTGTCTGCCGAACGTATCTCGAATACTTTTATGCCAAATGCGATTAATGCGTCTCAAGCTGAAGGGGTGAGCTATGGCTTCCCAGTTAGCTTCGCCACTACCGCTCTGTTCTACAATAAAGATTTACTGACTAAAGCACCTGAGAATTTTGAAGAAATTATCGAATTTTCAAAAACCTTCAACAATAAGCAAGAACACAAATACGCGCTGCTTTGGGACATTCAGAACTATTACGAGTCTCGTATGTTTGTCACGCTTTACGGCGCATACGAATTTGGTAATAACGGTACCGATGCAAAAGACATCGGCATCAATTCTGAAAAAGCCCAACAAGGCTTAGAAGCAATGAAAACCCTACAAGTGGCCAACAATTCTAATCCGGTTGATATGCGCAACCCGCAAGTACGTCGTGGCTTATTTAATGAAGGAAAGGTCGCCGCTATTATCGACGGTCCTTGGGCAATTGAAGGGTATCAAGAATCAGGGATAAATCTCGGTGTTGTACCTATGCCTAAATTAGCAGGCCAACAACCACGCACTTTTGCAACTGTTCGTCTTGCGGTTGTCTCTTCTTACACTGAGTACCCGAAAGCCGCACAATTATTTGCTGACTACCTTACTTCCGACGCGATGCTGAAAAAACGCTATGAGATGTCAAGAGCACTCCCTCCGATCCAGTCGGTCATGGAAGAGATCATTGTTGATGCTGATGAAGCCACTTACGCCATTATTACGCAAGGTTTCTACTCAGACGCAATGCCATCGATTCCTGAAATGGGCTTCATTTGGTCACCAATGGCCAGCGCTATTACAGACTACTGGGTAAACGATAAACCCGCGAGTTCTGTTCTTGACCGTGCGCTTTCGATCATCGAAGAACAAATAGAATTACAAGAGTAA
- a CDS encoding sugar ABC transporter permease — translation MDKYIGKIGTLVVYLFLIANALLVLGPVIWTVLASFKTGNNLFSSSFTSIDFTLDHYRALFTDTPYLDWYKNTFLLATANMVISLVVVTISAFVFSRYRFNGKRNIMMSILVLQMFPAFLSMTAIYILLSKMGLIDTYAGLLFVYVTGSLPFMIWLVKGYFDAIPTSLDEAAKIDGAGHMTIFLEIILPLAKPILVFVGLVSFTAPWMDFILPTLILRSEEKMTLAIGIFSWISSNSAENFTLFAAGSLLVAVPITLLFVATQKHITTGLVSGAVKE, via the coding sequence ATGGACAAATACATTGGCAAAATAGGCACCCTAGTTGTGTACTTATTTCTCATTGCCAACGCATTATTAGTACTTGGCCCGGTAATTTGGACAGTGCTAGCTTCATTCAAAACGGGGAATAACTTATTCAGTTCTTCTTTCACAAGTATTGATTTTACGCTCGACCACTACCGCGCGTTATTCACGGACACACCCTATTTAGACTGGTATAAAAACACCTTTCTTCTCGCTACAGCGAATATGGTTATCTCACTGGTTGTCGTGACTATTTCAGCGTTTGTGTTCTCTCGCTACCGCTTCAATGGTAAGCGCAACATTATGATGAGCATTCTTGTATTGCAGATGTTCCCGGCCTTTCTTTCGATGACGGCTATCTACATCTTGCTATCAAAAATGGGATTGATTGATACCTATGCTGGCTTGTTATTTGTGTATGTAACGGGCTCATTACCATTCATGATTTGGTTGGTGAAAGGTTATTTCGATGCCATTCCCACTTCATTAGATGAAGCCGCAAAAATTGATGGTGCAGGCCACATGACGATTTTCCTCGAAATCATTCTCCCTCTCGCGAAACCTATCTTAGTGTTTGTTGGGTTAGTGTCTTTCACCGCACCTTGGATGGACTTCATTTTACCTACGCTTATCTTACGCAGCGAAGAAAAAATGACGCTAGCCATCGGTATTTTCAGTTGGATTTCATCTAACTCAGCGGAGAATTTCACGCTGTTTGCCGCGGGTTCATTATTGGTTGCAGTGCCCATCACTTTGCTATTTGTTGCGACTCAAAAACACATTACTACCGGCCTCGTCAGCGGCGCAGTTAAAGAATAA
- a CDS encoding carbohydrate ABC transporter permease — MLLTENQPASRMPASLLIMGSTQIVKGHWVKGGVFLAMQLITLLILPELLASLKSLVTLGDVAQVREGFKILQGDNSVFMLVEGVIALLYSFLFICLYIANVQDAKVSLKSRLNLREQFKDIYDQKFAFIMLSPAFIASIAFIILPIIITVLVSFTNYSAPHHIPPRNLVDWVGFKNFIALFELKIWSSTFFGVASWTVLWAFFATICTCGFGFLLALALQNRNIKAKKAWRFIFILPYAIPAFVTLLMFRLLLNGIGPVNATLNSWGFDSIAFLSDPFTAKITVIAVSVWVGAPYFMLLIAGALTNISSELYEASEVDGASKFQQFKEITLPMVLHQVAPSLVMTFAHNFNNFGAIYLLTEGGPINPEYRFAGHTDILITWIYKLTLDFQQYQIASVISIIIFLFLSGIAIWQFSRMKSFKDDVGM; from the coding sequence ATGTTGTTAACAGAGAATCAGCCGGCATCACGAATGCCCGCATCACTCCTTATTATGGGGAGTACACAGATCGTAAAAGGTCATTGGGTAAAAGGCGGTGTATTTTTAGCCATGCAGCTAATCACACTGTTGATTCTCCCGGAGCTGTTGGCCTCACTAAAAAGCTTAGTCACTTTAGGAGATGTCGCTCAAGTTCGTGAAGGCTTTAAAATATTACAGGGCGATAACTCTGTCTTTATGTTGGTCGAAGGGGTCATAGCCCTACTCTACAGCTTCTTATTCATCTGTCTGTACATCGCTAATGTCCAAGATGCAAAAGTTAGCCTTAAGTCACGACTGAACCTTCGAGAGCAATTTAAAGACATTTACGACCAAAAGTTCGCGTTCATCATGCTATCGCCAGCTTTTATTGCCAGTATCGCATTCATTATTTTGCCAATCATTATTACGGTACTTGTCTCTTTCACTAACTATTCTGCGCCCCATCATATCCCACCAAGAAACCTCGTAGATTGGGTGGGGTTTAAAAATTTTATCGCGTTATTTGAACTAAAAATATGGTCGAGCACTTTCTTCGGTGTCGCTTCTTGGACGGTTCTGTGGGCATTTTTTGCCACCATATGTACTTGTGGGTTTGGTTTTTTACTGGCGCTTGCGCTACAAAATCGAAACATTAAAGCGAAAAAAGCATGGCGCTTTATCTTTATTCTCCCTTATGCCATTCCGGCTTTCGTAACCTTATTGATGTTCCGCTTGCTACTGAATGGTATTGGACCAGTCAACGCAACGTTAAACTCGTGGGGCTTTGATTCGATTGCCTTCTTATCAGACCCTTTCACCGCAAAAATTACCGTTATCGCGGTGAGTGTTTGGGTTGGCGCACCTTACTTTATGCTGCTTATTGCAGGGGCACTGACTAACATTTCAAGCGAACTTTATGAAGCCAGTGAAGTCGATGGTGCAAGCAAGTTCCAGCAATTTAAAGAAATCACCCTGCCTATGGTGTTGCACCAAGTGGCCCCATCGTTGGTCATGACCTTTGCCCATAACTTCAATAACTTTGGGGCGATTTACCTGTTAACCGAAGGGGGTCCTATCAACCCTGAATATCGATTTGCAGGACATACCGACATTCTGATCACTTGGATTTACAAGCTCACGCTCGACTTCCAGCAGTATCAAATCGCTTCGGTTATCTCAATCATTATCTTCCTGTTCTTGTCTGGTATTGCGATATGGCAATTCAGCCGCATGAAGTCATTCAAAGACGATGTAGGTATGTAA
- a CDS encoding ROK family protein, with amino-acid sequence MLIKAEPNIVMGIAIDSHSIYSVASTSNGQEVYRMVQRIPGDLAHLTQHLISRISSVSYRYGSIAAIGISTSEFFSSHRQSVNNLTKQSQTHSPELAQLAMNLIQHFKVDCSLVMHSHSAAIACDAISNATTNADLIEQPLSADSSLNKRAIGLQKEATLSVFLGDGCGMSFYKNNEQEHHPLSSHWAHSTLPNFQWLVDGLTPICRCGNEACIEQFLSAPSIERQYHQVVLKDQTLTQIFSGVDQSEPHASRIYRTYIDQLARSLVNPIQQLQPTRLVLSGEATTYPTLTADLKVALSRYIHVNEIPVIIHPKQDEFTFARGAFLIAEKNHNNHLRSS; translated from the coding sequence ATGCTCATTAAAGCAGAACCAAATATAGTGATGGGAATCGCGATTGATTCCCACTCTATTTACTCGGTCGCCAGCACTTCTAACGGACAAGAGGTGTATAGAATGGTGCAGCGCATTCCTGGCGACCTTGCCCACTTGACCCAACATTTGATAAGCAGAATATCAAGCGTCAGCTACCGCTATGGAAGTATCGCCGCGATAGGCATAAGCACATCCGAGTTTTTTTCATCTCATCGCCAGTCAGTAAATAATCTGACAAAGCAAAGTCAAACTCACTCGCCAGAACTCGCCCAATTAGCAATGAACCTGATTCAGCACTTCAAGGTCGATTGCTCGCTTGTGATGCATTCACACAGTGCGGCTATTGCGTGCGACGCGATTAGTAACGCAACGACGAACGCTGACTTAATTGAACAACCACTCTCGGCAGATTCAAGTCTAAATAAGAGGGCTATAGGTTTACAAAAAGAGGCTACTCTCAGCGTATTTTTGGGCGATGGTTGTGGTATGAGTTTTTACAAAAATAACGAGCAAGAACACCACCCGTTAAGCTCACATTGGGCACATTCAACGCTACCAAATTTTCAATGGCTCGTTGATGGTTTAACTCCTATATGTCGCTGTGGCAATGAGGCCTGCATTGAACAGTTTTTATCCGCACCAAGTATTGAGCGGCAATATCATCAAGTCGTGCTAAAAGACCAAACTTTAACGCAAATTTTTTCAGGCGTAGACCAAAGTGAACCGCATGCATCGCGCATCTATCGCACTTATATCGACCAATTGGCGCGCAGTTTAGTTAATCCCATTCAGCAATTACAGCCCACACGACTCGTATTATCAGGCGAAGCAACGACCTATCCTACATTAACGGCAGATTTAAAAGTCGCATTGTCTCGCTACATTCACGTTAATGAAATTCCAGTGATTATTCACCCAAAACAAGATGAATTCACCTTTGCTCGCGGAGCGTTTCTCATCGCTGAAAAAAATCACAACAATCATTTACGCTCGTCGTGA